In Eubalaena glacialis isolate mEubGla1 chromosome 12, mEubGla1.1.hap2.+ XY, whole genome shotgun sequence, the sequence ttattgtgttaccattgatttctccttttatgtctgttagtatttgccttatatatataggtactcctatgttgagtgcatatatatttacaattgttatatcttctctaaCACATTAGtccaaatggacttaattgatatatacagagCATTCCAGCAGaaagcagcaaaatacacattcttttcaagtgcacatggttCCATgtgcacattctccaggataaatcacatgctagtgcacaaaacaagtctcagtaaatttaagaaaattgaaattgtatcaggcatcttttctgaccacaatgctatacgACTAGAACTCAACTATttagaaaaactgcaaaaaaacacaaatgtggaggctaaacaatatgctactaaacaagcaGTggatcaccgaagaaatcaaggaggaagtcaacatatacctagagacaaatgaaaatgaaaacatgacaatccaaaacttatgggacacagcaaaagcagttctaagagggaagtttacagcaatacaagcttacctcagtaaacaagaaaactctcaagtaaacaacctaaccttacacctaaagcaaaagaactaacaaaacccaaagttagtagaaggaaagaaatcataaagatcagagcaggaataaatgaaatagaaacaaagaaaacaacagaaaagatcaatgaaactaaagctggttctttgaaaaaataaacaaaattgataaacctttagccacgctcatcaagaaaagaaaggagggggcccaaatcaataaaatcagaaatgaaaaagaagttaaaactgacaccacagaaatacaaaggatcataagagactactatgaataactatatgccaataaaatggacaacctagaagaaatggacaaattcttagaaaggcacaatctcccaagactgaaccaggaagaaatagaaaatataaacagaccaattacagtAACGAGATTGAATCggtaatttaaaaactcacaacaaacaaaagtccaggaccaggtggcttcacaggtgaattctaccaaacatttagagaagagttaacacctgtcctctgaaactattcccaaaaattgcagaggagtgAACACTTCggaactcattctgtgaggctagcatcactctgataccaaaaccagacaaagatatcacacacaaaaaaagaaaattacaggccaatatcactaattaaCATAAATTCAAAAATCcccaaaaaaatattagcaaaccgaatccaacagtacatcaaaaagatcatataccatgatcaagtggaatttatcccagggatgcaaggatttttcaatatctgcaaatcaatccatgtgacacaccacattaacaaattggagaataaaaaccacatgatcatctcaataggtgcaggaaaagcttttgataaaattcaacatccatttataataaaaaccctccagaaagcaggcatagaggaaacatacctcaacacgataaaggccataaatgacaaacccaccgctaacatcatactcaacagtgaaaagctgaaaacatttcctctaagatcaggaataagacaaggatgtccactcttgtcactttttttttttttttttttttttttaaatgaaagcttctttatttatttatttattatttttggctgtgttgggtcttcgtttctgcgcgagggctttctccagttgcggcgagcggcggccactcttcatcgcggtgcgcaggcctctcactgtcgcggcctctcttgttgcggagcacaagctccaaatgcgcaggctcagtagttgtggctcacgggcccagccgctccgcggcatgtgggatcttcccagatcagggctcgaacccgtgtcccctgcattggcaggcagattctcaaccactgcgccaccagggaagcccccactcttgtcacttttattcaacatagttttggaagtcctagccacagcaatcagagaagataaagaaataaaaggaatccatgttggaaaggaggaagtaaaactgtcactgtttgcagatgacatgatactatacatagaaaatcctaaagatgccatcagaaaactactagagttcatcaattaatttagtaaagttgaaggatacaaaattaatacacagaaatctgttgcctttctatacactaacaatgacgTATCAGAAAggggaattaaggaaacagtcctatttaccatctcatcaaaaagaataaaatacctaggaataaatctacctaaggaggcaaaacacctatactctgaaaactatacgACAGTGATGAaacaaattgaagacaacacaaacagatggaaagatataccatgttcttgaattggaagaatcaatattgtgaaaatgactatactacccaaggcaatctacagattcaatgcaatccctatcaaaataccaatggcgtttttcacagaacaaataattttaaaatttatatggaaacacaaaagatccctaatagccaaaacaatcttgagaatgaggaacagagctggaggaatcaggctccctgacttcagactatactacaaagctacagtaatcaaaatagtatggttctggcacaaaagcagacacatcaatggaacaggatagagagcccagaaataaacccacgcacttatagtcaattaatctacaacaaaggaggcaagaatatacagtggaaaaaagagtctcttcaataagtggtgctgggaaaactggcagctacatataaaagaatgaaattagaacattctctaacaccatgtacaaaaataaactcaaaattgattaaagacctaaatgtaggactggataccataaaactcctcgaggaaaacataggcagaaaactctttgacataaatcacagcaattgggcttccctggtggcgcagtggttgagaatctgcctgccaatgcagcgaacacgggttcgagccctggtctgggaagatcccacatgccacggagcaactgggcccgtgagccacaattactgagcctgcgcatctggagcctgtgctctgcaacaagagaggccgcgatagtgagaggcccgcgcaccgcgatgaagagtggcccccgcttgccccaactagagaaagccctcgcacagtaacgaagacccaacacagccataaataaataaataaataaataaatcacagcagtatTTTTTGATccgtctcctaaagtaaaggaaataaaggtaaaaataaacaaatgagaccgaattaaacttaaaagcttttgcacagcaaaggtaaccattgacaaaatgaaaagacaacctactgaatgggagaaaatatttgcaaatgataaaactaccgtatgacctagcaattccactcctgggtatatatctggaaaaaacaaaaacactaattcaaaaagatacatgcaccccagtgttcatccagcattatttgtaactgccaagatacggaagcaacctaagtgtccatcaacagatgaatgaataaagctatggtatatatatatatatatatatgtgtgtgtgtgtgtgtgtgtgtgtgtgtgtgtgtacacaatggaatactactgagccataaaaaagaatgaaattttgccatttgcagcaacatggatggacttggagggcattatgctaagtgaaataagtcagacaaagaaagacaaatactgtatatcacttatatgtgaagtctaaaaaatataaaaagctagtgaataaaacaaaaaagaagcagactcacagatatagagaacaaactaatggttaccagtgttGGAGGGCAGGGGCAATATAGGAGTGGGAGAGTGGGAGGTACAGactattgggtataagataggctcaaggacaTAGAGTTACAACACgaggaatagagccaatattttgtagtaactgtaaatggaaagtaaccttttaaattgtccaaaaaataaaaaattaaattaaaaaaattaagtgcaactatttttaaaaaaacagatcagtggcTTTCAGGGGCTGGGATGTGGGGAGCACAGGGGAATTTGAGGAAGTTGATGGGACTGATCATAATGGTGGCTACATGAGTAAATGCATCTGTCAAAATTCATAGAACGTATACTAAAAGGAGTGTATTTTGCTCTATATAAGTTATGCCTTAATAaacctgactttaaaaaatatcaaagggGTGcataaagatataccatgctaacaatAACCAAAAGAAAGTTGTAGTGGCTATGATAATATCAGACAGAGTAGATTTCAAAGCAAAGAGTATTACCCAGATAAAGatgattttataatgataaatgggTCAATCAAGAGAATATAACAGTCTTAAACACTTATACATTTAATATTAAAGCTTCAAAATACTTAAGGCAAAAATGATAGAactgaaatatttgaaatttaaataacttACTTCTcaataacccatgggtcaaaggagaagttaaaagagaaattaaaaagtgCATACATTTAAGGGAGAATTTATGCCAATTCTGTacaaacttttccagaaaatGAAGAAGCTGGAATACTTTCCAACTCATTATTTGGAACCAGAAGATAACAaaaccgggggcgggggggggggaacattacaagcaaagaaaactacagaccagtgtCCATCATAAACTTATGTGcagaaattataaacaaaactttagcaaatcaaatccagtgatatataaaaaggataatatataATGACCAAGTATGGTTCATCCCTGGAATgaaaggttggttcaacattcaaaaactgGTCAATCTAATTTATCATATTAACAGAGTAAGAAAGAaacatatgatgatctcaatagatgaagaaacacaTTTAACGAAGTCCAACATCCATTCctaataaaaattctcagcaaactagaaatagtaGGGAACTTCCTCAAAATGATGAAGGGAACCTATGAAAAGTCTACAGTTACCATCATATTTATTGATGAAACACTGATTGCTTTGtgcctaagatcaggaacaagacaaacgTATCTACTCTCACAACTTCTATCCAACATTGTACttgaagttctagccagtgcagtgaggcatgaaaaagaaataaaaggcatccatactggaaagtaagaagtaaaattgtctttattcatGGACAGCATGACCATCAATGTAGAAAATCtaatggaatctacaaaaaaacttttagaactaataaacatcaaaaatataaaatacctagggataaatctGATCTTTTAACtgtgtatgctgaaaactacaaaatattgctaagagaaattaaagaagacctaaataaatgaagaaacataCCTTGTTCCTGATTTGGAAGACTCAGTATCATTAAGGTATCAGGTCTTCCTTAATCTGTATTTAGAGTCATTGCAATCCCACTCAAAATCCtagtcagctttaaaaaaaaaaaaaacctgaaattgacaaactgattataAAAGACATTATTCACTTAGTATTGAAACCAGATAGAACATCAGTCTTCCCTGGATAACATTTATGATTAAAGGCAACTGTTCTTCATTGTGTAAGATGACTCAGGAGGTTACCtcatccctctctttctctttgctgCTTCCACATATTTAAAGGCAGAGGACATAGTGAAATAGATGAACTTCTGCATATAGATCTAAAAATAACTTCTGGAAGAAGAAACATACCTCAAATGACAGCAGTGAAGTATGAAGTAATTACTGCTAATCAGGAAGCTAGCTAATGGCATAGATGACTAAAGAGTCATGAAACATTTATCAGGGTTAGAATTTAGCTGAATAATAAAGTTGAAGGGGAAACCCTCCAGTTCTCTTTCATAAAAGtcaaaatgaagttttaaatgtTCAAGTCAACATTAGATAAATTACAAAAttcataagcaaaaataaatttaataacaaaATTTTGTTATAAGTACCAAGTAGGTCTTTCATATCTGTTACATACTATAAAATGACCTCATTGTAACCTGGCTTTACTTTTTTTAACTCATATTTAGAGAAAGATTTGAAATAATGCATCagacatgaaaataattttaattgtcaTTTCATTTACAGGTCTGCATTACATTTACTGAATTcggaaaaatgcaaaatatttgtaACTTTCTTGTTGAAAAGCTAGATAGCTCTGTTGTCATCAGCCAACCCCAGTTCTATCATACTCCAGGTTCTATTGAGAATCTTCGGTAAGTTAAGCACATCTTTAAATTAATTATCAACTAATTAAACAAAACTATTCAGTGCTGCGGTTTGTTGAATGTCATATTAATAATCTCTGCATTTAATTCCTAAGACGGCAAGCCTGTCTTGTTGCTGTAGAGAATGCATGGCGCAAAGCTCAAGAAGTCTGTAATCTTGTTGGCCAAACTCTAGGAAAACCTTTAttaatcaaagaagaagaaatgaaagaatgggAAGGTCAAATAGATGATCACCAGTCATCCAGACTCTCAAGTTCGTTAACTgtacaacaaaaaatcaaaagtgCAACAATACATGCTGCTTGCAAAGTATTTATAACTTTTGAAgtaaaggggagagagaagaaaaaaaaccgtATCTGAAATTCTGACCAAAATATAttgtgtttgtatctttttgtctatttttatactttttataatgTTTGCTTTTgtcctgaatatatttatattgtgtAGTATATAAAGTGTTTCTCCCCCAAGTCTGTTAGTCCTTGAATATAGTTCCACAGAATACTTAcgtttactttctgtttttgaaaacttACTATGGGAAATACTCTTTGGAAATAAATGTGTTATATGTGCACACTTGCATAGTGACAGGTCATATAAGTGTGTATGTAAATAATTTGATATTCCTACTACAGGATGAAATATTGACACAGTTACTAACATGATTCTTAACATTCATAGAAAGAATGATGAGCAATACATAACTTTTGATAAAAGGGTAATGAGAtatactaagaaaatattttgatgacAGGAATAAAAGATAATATATGGACCAGACTCTCTTCACTAGGGCTCCTTTGATTATACCAGCACTCTCcagtacaaatatatataatgcaatctacatatgtaatttaaaatttcctagtagatacattttttaaaaagtaaaaaacagttgaagctaattttaatattttatttaacccagtatatccaaaatattatcatttcagcatgtaattattcttaaaataattaatggatattttatattcttttttatactaagaagttttcaaaatccagtgtgtattttatattacagcacatctcaattcagatgctaaattttcatcagaaatactTGATCTGTATTTAAGTTTCTTAAAATATAGGTGGAAAAAATAGATTCACACACCCAGTTGTTCCAGACATTCTTGAAAGATCTAGTAACTGGATCACGTGtcagttttttaattaaaaatttttttttaatttaaaattcagttccttagttgcactagccacatttcaaggacTCGAAAGCCGTAAGTAGGTCATGGCTACCGTGTTGGACAGTGCAGGGCCATACACTGAGAAAATACTGATCCTTAAGGCTATCTGAGCAAGTACATATCATTGCCATTGCATTATACACCATCTGCAGGTGTGTCTACATAAGCCAAGTCTGTTAATGCAGCACAGGCTTTCCATTCCCTGCCATACAGCTAAGCCCTAGGGTTTTTCCTTTGATATAGCTTGACACTCATACACCAATATTTCTTTCCTATAACGTATTCCAGTATGTAGTTTTCACCCCCACCCACTTTCTTAAGTGGCACTAAAACCGCTTAATCCACCTCTTCTGTAGTATCCTTGGTGGGAAGGAGTGTGGAagctaagaagaaaaattttagaatCCAACACCGctattttaaaatcctgattttactactagaatgtcagctccttTAGAATGGAGATCCTGTCTTTCTCATTCACAGCTGCATTCTCAGTCTTCTTAGCATAGTGACAGGGCCAACACAGAGGAGGCTCTCAAATATCTGCTGAGCAATGATGTACTGGTTATAGAAACTTGGCAAGGCACTTCAGTTTCTTTAAGCTTCTCTTTCCTCACCAATGAAATGAGGCTAATAATACCTACCCTGCAGTGTTACTATAAGGATTAAAGTTGATAACTGTAAGACCACAAGaataatgcctagcacatagcagtTACTTGGTAAACGGTAGCCACTATTACCAGCTGCATTCTTTGATTATTGTCAACCCAAGTAAAAGTTGGCTTTTCCAAATCTATCATTAAGATGAAGTTTTAAATagtcatattaaaaataaacttatcaTCAGAAAACCAGTTTAAGGTATGTTGAAGTTTTATTTCCAAAaagagttaaataaatattttagcttttatttatcCAGTTGGGTAGAAAAGTACAATTGAGTCtgtacatcaagaaaaaaattgttcataCTCAGTAAAATTTAATCACAGGGGGTGATTTTTCTTAGCCATGGCTTCATTGTATCTTTGGTTCCATCATATTTGGTAAAGAAGGTTTTCAACTTAGCaataaatacctaaaaacaaattttaagttaGCAAACACTTTTTAGAATTTACAGGCATTTTTAAAGACGTTGcctcaaaaaaaatcctataaaatGGACAGTCCTACAATTCTGTAGAGCATCTAAGAGAAGTAACCCTTCAAAGATTGGACTGGTTTATGTATGACATCCTGTGTACTTTAAGACTAAGGGTATCAAATTTAGTTGTCAGTTAATGGCAAGTTAATTTCTGACACATGGCAGATACTGGAGTATCACAATGAATTACTTAGGGGACCTGTGCCACAGAGCCTGCTAGAATAAACCTATCCCGAACTTAATCCTgacagaatttctttcttctgaacccctttttaaagaaaatctttcaaGAAAGCAAAAAATTGTAATTGctgttttctgaaagaaaatttcTTTCTAATTAGGATATTTGAAACAGACCCACTATGTTCCAAGCTCCTTTTTAGAAGGAAATACTATTAAAATAAGGTTTCTGAATATTACTGATAAAATTTAGGATTCCATTCAGCTACAGATTCCAAAGATGCTAAAGATTCCATTTTTTGTAGTAGCGATTTACCTTACTTATGTCAGTATTCTTATTTGACAGTTAATTTGAGTTCAATGTAAATAAgacctggaaaaatattttttaacttaagatTCTGTGCCTCATATTCCATAAATATTGTTATGACCTCCTTGGAAATGTAGGTTTAGGAGACACAAATTCTGTCAGACTTGTTGATGAGAATTTGATTGTGAGGAATTCTTCTCACTGGcctaaaaacaataacaacatgaATTATGAGGTCAAAAGTGGGAGTTAACGTATTATCTACATTACAAAATTATGTGGAAGACAAATGTTTTATTATTCATTCCagaaaaaaactatataaattggtttaatcaaaataacaaacatttattattttattcatattatatTTGCAGCCAAATAGTTTCTAATAGCCATAAAACCTCCTGTGGCCTAAATCACTTTAACATGTTCAGTTATGTTAAAAGACTAGAATTAACAGTGGCTTATCCAAGTCAAACACTTCTCAGGGTGAGGTAATAGATACTTTTCAAGAGGAATTATTTgtactattttattaaaaagaataacatcTTTTTATCACCTGTTTAGCAGGGGGATATTCTGTTTCAGCCACTCTCCGGAGCTCTGGCTTCAGTGTCCCAACCAAAAGTACTCCCAAATAGCCATGTCACTTATGGATGGTCACCAGTCCCATCTCAGAATGAGCAAATGCTGGCTTTGGACTTCAAATGTAAGTTGGTACTGTTATaacagtgaaaaaacaaaacagctaatCAAAAACATATTATTTGCTACACAGAGTTTGATTTATCAGGGTTTCATATGCTTGATACAATTAATAAGGCAAATCAGTGAACCAAAAACTAAAACCAGTTTCCACACTAAGAGATTAAAAGCCTAGGTGGCAGGAGAAAGTACTAATCTAAATGATCCTGAAACAAGGCAGTGAtccctgaattttaaaataatcctccAAATATCACGTTGCCATCTGGTGGCAGTGGgggggtgtgcgtgtgtgcccatttttttaaatatagagatTCTGTCATCCTCTGCTCCTTCCCTTCTACAAACGATTTTGCACAAAAGACTCAAAAACAGGTAAATAGTTCCAATACTTCAAACAGAAAAATTTGCACTGATCACATTCATTACATCCTAATTTTTCATCAGTTTCTATACAAGACTATGAACTCCTCAAGGGTAGGGCTAtgtcttaaacatttcttttcctAGTACCTGGCTAATAAAAGGCTAAGAGGAGGAAAAGCTGGctttcagttattctgctttattCCAAAATCAGAAGGATAGCATTTATAGCAGAGTACCTCAATGTTGGTACACATGGAAGTAGGGAAGGAAAATGCAGGGCACTGATTCCAGAGCCAAGTACAAATATGATCTTCTATAACAGGCTTTGAAAATTAATGGTAATGGAAACAAATTCAATTTAAACATctatttattaaaagttttaacTGAATTTATTAGATGCAGTTTTATAGTGGTTGCAGTCAGAATTTCAAAAGCAACTTTCCCTGAGAGTGTGTTAtgggctgtttttttgttttctgttgttgttttggggtttttttggctctagttcactgtttttatttacataacCACCTTTCTCCCAGACAAGCAACATTAGCAAAACTTAAGGCAAAGATGCCTTGCTGGTGACCATCCTGTTCAATTTTCTTCCGCGGAGGGTCTTCTTAGTGGCCAGTTACCACATGGAGTTCCTGCTGTGTTTGCACATTTTCTACTGGATCAGCTCTAAGTGAGGACCTTTGCCCTACCCTCCTGTCACCACTGAGAGTAATTATACTTGTGCCACACATTGCTCACCAACAGGCCATGACAAACTCTCAGGGAAAGTTGCTTTCTTTGAAATTCTGACTGCAACCGCTATAAAACTGCATCTAATAAATTCAGTTAACTTACAACTTCTAATAAACAGATGCTTAAATTGAATGTTTCCATTACcattaattttactttcaaaacCTATTTTAGAAGATTATATTTGTACTTGATAGCAATAATGAATTTGTATCTCATACAAAAAcagtttttatgctttttctttttaccaaatCAGCCATATTTATTGtaattccatttaaaaagagTGAGTGTAATGATTCAGATAAATCAAGTCTAGCCCAAGTAAGTAAATAGCatcaaaagaaaatttttcttaGTTTATGCTAAACTAATGATGAAAGGTCTAAAGTATTACATTCTATATCGGAGTAGGAGGTGAGGTATAATTAAAATTGCATGTCAATCAAATacaatacaaaattattttaatatagcaGATGTTTCACTAGCTCAATACCTGCAAGGAAAGCACAGATTTCTTCTTCATTGTACCTATTCCTAAAATGATAAAGATGCAGTGATACAGACTGATGTGTTCTGCAAAGAATCCATTATGAATATGCAGCTGAAacctttgaaaattttatttgcaaaCCACAAAGGTCGGCATATATTTGAGGAATGACTATATTTGTTTCATTCTGTAGGAATGTTGAGAATTCATAGCATCCCCAAATGTTACTACTCTTAAACGTTACATTCATTTAAAGtattcagggacttccttggtggtccagtggctaatactccacactcccaatgcagggggcccgggttctatccctggtcagggaactagatcccatatgccacaactaagagttctcatgctgcaactaaagattccgcatgctgcaactaaagatcctgcatgtgcaactaaaaagatcatgcatgctgcaactaaaagatctcgcatgctgcaatgaggatcccgcacgcggcaacgaagatcccgcatgctgcaactaagacccagtgcacccaaataaataaataaataaaacttattttaataaataaataaaatattcaactgTTCATTTGGATAAGAAATAGAGAATTGATGATCTCACTAACATTAAATCCAACACTTTAGACATGTTTATCTAAATGATTAGACATTTCATTGTCCAGTATTAACTAAtggtttttcatattattttgtgACAACTCTGGAAACATAACCCTGCAATAACCACACGACTGAATAACTATGAGAACACCTGCAGCTCTGAGACTTAGAGAGATTCTAGCCCTCACTCCACCACCGCAGCCCTGATGGCAGGAAGAGCAGAAACCCCAGCAGTGTCTATAGAGCCACCCAACTACTGCTTCTCCATGTGTTCAGAAAGGGAATATGGGAGTTGAGAGAATAATGAACTTCTTGGAAGATAGCAGGCATGACAGAGGCTGTCACATCACTCCCAGAAGTATATGTGGAGGCAGTTCCTTCAATGCTTAGTTTGCAGTTTGCAGTCTGCTACCTGCCAGAGCTTATTACG encodes:
- the IRAK1BP1 gene encoding interleukin-1 receptor-associated kinase 1-binding protein 1 — protein: MSLQQAPQSRVFVELVPWADRGRENYLLSGGETLPGLRRPFSSAQAQTATREVHVSGTAEVSATPDRAQVVVQMSSTKEAAVEAKKSVCRRLDYITQTLQQQGVQSENVTVTKDFQRVENAYHMEAEVCITFTEFGKMQNICNFLVEKLDSSVVISQPQFYHTPGSIENLRRQACLVAVENAWRKAQEVCNLVGQTLGKPLLIKEEEMKEWEGQIDDHQSSRLSSSLTVQQKIKSATIHAACKVFITFEVKGREKKKNRI